aacatttatgaCATGCTTACATTTCAGATTTGTTATGAACTCTTTAACATCCAGCATCTTTGTTTTCACTGAGACTGAAAGCTTGGAGTGATTTTTAATGCTGCTCTTTACAGACGACAGAAAAGGACACGAGTGTTTTACAGCTTCACCATCTTTCCTTTATGATTTTACAGCTTTATTATCAGTTTCTGTTTGAGCAGCAGCTGAGTCGTCTTTTATTTTCAGCTCTTATTCTGAATCTTATTTCCTCTGGTCTGGGTGAGTAACTGAACAGTTTTTAGTTCCTTCCTTAATGCAATATGAAATATTTCCAGTTCTGAGCTGTCAGGGTTCAAAGTTTAGCTGATATTTATACAATCAAACACTCATCTGTGCGAGTCACAGGAAATCTAAAGCAGGAGAAAACTCCACACCTCTGTGGAGCCGGccaacccacagctcaacagaaACACCAGTAAACCCGAGATTTCGACACTTCCTCATTCTTCATCGTGTTTGTCCCCACAGAAGGAAACAAGTTTCCCCCTCAGGTCATCAGCAATGACGCATCAAAGACGACGGCTGGCGAGAATATCAGTAAATGTGACGACCTCTGACCCAGAAACACGCAAGCTAAAACCACAAAGGTCTGTTCGTTACCTGGTTCCATGGTAACCAAGCAAACTATTAACAAACCTGGACTGTTTATGAGCGCAGATTCACGGGTCAGGGAAGTGTTCGCTGTCTTAAACACTGATAAAGCTCACGTATaaacaaagctttttttttaatatatctaACTTTATAACAACATCATGAGGTCAGAATTACGGAGAGCAGCTCTGATGGAGTCCCAGAGAATAATAAAGAGCAGTAAAGCAGTAAAAAGCAGAACAGGCTGTAAAGTTTTCAGTAACTTGGACGCCTGGAAAGGATTCActgaaaaatctaaatatttgtaTAACCAGTTAAATGCTGCTGTTAAAGTATGTCATGTTACTGGCAGCACTCTTGGCTGAGTAGGTTTCCTCGGCCCCCTCAGTTTGTGAAATGTGTTGTGAAATGTTTTTGACTCTGTTCACACTCTGTACCAGCCTCTGTGGGGCAACGGGCTGACGAGGAAGATCCTCCCGCGGGAGACATAAATACCCGACAAAGATCATTCCTCCTCGGACACTTTATGAATGAAGGTCTCGCGTCGGGACTGGTGAGTACTGGATTAATCTAATCTCCTCTGATTCTCTGGATCAGATGTGGAAACAAACACTGTCCTGTTTAATCTGCGTGCGCTGACATATATTCTCAGTGTAAACTCTTTAAATGTGCCACAtgcaaactaaaaataaaaatccttccatgcatgtttttaaaagtgtttttagccaaaaacatttttaaaatgtttatttttcctgATACAGCTGTGATGATATGATTGagctgtctgtgtttattgtagTTTAATAACTGAATCCTGTAGCTGGGAACTTCAGGCCATTAAAACTTCATGTTGATTGAATATTATATGGCACGATAACACAGTAATGGCACACTCCTTCattaaatcagaatcagaatactttattaatctctgAGGAAactgtgggttacagttgctccaagacagtaacagtaacagactcagctgtttaaatatgttacagagtttacaaatgtaagaaatagcactaatataaacaaatcactcaattataaatatcaagaatattACAGATGTGAGAATGTATGTGACTGACATTTGACTCTAACTTGTGAACTTTGTCATTTGCTGTTTCACTGTAAATGGAAGTATTTTGATttcattaaacattttttaggtctttcttctgtttgtttaatattttgGATCCCAGCATGTCTAAGACTTGTGAAAGAGTGGAAGTGATTCATGTCATCTTTGATAAAAATCTAAATATCTGCTGTTTTAAAACAGACCTgtctgcagaaaaaaaggaagaacgTGAAAAGAGGAAGTTTCAAACTTCAAGAGTTTGGAAACTTTCCACGGTGTGGTCACACAGACTTCCCCCCTCACTCTGATTTAACCACCAAACCCACAGATATTTTTAACAGTCAAATTTAAGAATAATCCTCAATAAACTTCAAGGTTTTTCTGACCGAGTCACCAAAATGACCTCAGAGCCAAACTTCACCACCCCCACTGCCGGTGGTGGCTGCCCACCTGTCGGTATTGGGCTGGAAGGTAAGATCATGCCACCCGTCCTCATCATCGACGTCATTCTGGGGCTGCTGGGAAACCTGGTCGCTCTGTGGATCTTCTGCTTCAAACTGAAGGCATGGAACCCCAACAGCATCTTCCTCTTCAACCTGGTTATCGCAGACTTCCTCGCTCTAGTGAGTCTACCTCTGAGGATCGACGCCTTGCTCAGGAGTCACTGGGTGTTTGGAGACGGCATGTGCCGGATCAACCTCTTCCTGATGTTTTCCAACCGCTCGGCGAGCATCGCACTCATGACCGTGGTGGCAATTTATCGCTACTTTAAGGTGAGAGAGTCCTCGTGGTGATGGAGTTGTAAGAATGCTTAAAAGTTTTTTGTTACACCTCGTTGGGCCATATTCCTGGTAAACTGAACAACCCCTGACTGCATTTCTAATATTTTTGAAGCTGTGAGTCCCAAGTAGTAGTAAGAAAAGTAAAaatggaacaaaaacaaaagaaaccacGCCCTCCTCAAAGCAACCCTTCTCTTGGTGCATCAAGATACCGACACCAAAAGACACCTTGTGCAAAAAGAAATTGTTGTCTTAGTAACCAATAAGCTCACAGCTTCCACCTGGCCTAGCTTGGTGACATAACTGGGTAAAACTAAAGGAGATGTAAGCCAACAGTGATGGTTAGGTAATGGTATAAACAGTAGCCTCTTCAGCTAAATTAATTGATAAATAGCTGTAATCATATTCTGCAAGTCGTTTATAAATGGAGTTGAAGGAAGGAAGACTGAAATCGTTTTAAGAAGTTAGCAACTTTACCTGATCGAGATCTTTGAATCCATCCATCACCTTGATACTGTGACACCGAAACTGTTTAAAAATGGTCCGATGATGCAGAGGGAACCATAATGATTGACCAAAAAATGCCATGGGCACAATTAATTTCACCATCAAACATTTAAGATTCAAAAGATGATTCAAACAAACTTCAGCTTTAGTTTTGGCACTAGCCAGACATACCAAAAAGAGGAACATGTTTTGATGTTCTTCTGCCCCTAAAACCCAGGAAACACCATCAGGTGACGGTGCAGGCTGTGCCAAAATAACTTCAGGTGCTGGTCTACCAACTAGCTAGAGAAATGTTGGGCTAGTTTATAATTTAGTGTCACAGGGTTTGAaacggactcaggcgcagaccaGTAATCCTTTGCAGGGAAGacagtgagtttatttacagtgaaagcaCCAGGTGATAATATATACACAATGTGGCAGGGGAAAAGGGGATTAGTCCAACACACGCTCCTCTCCTCAGcagtttcttcacacacacTCGTCTGGGTTCACAGGGAAACAGGTCCAGGGGAGATCTACACACACGCAGGAAATTCCATTTAGTAAATAATCTCACAAAGACTCACGGATTCAGACTTGCAGGTTTCAGAGGGACTGACACTGATGCCACAACAATCCAGCGAAGAATAGCACAGGTCCGCCATCTTAAATAGAGCTTCAATCTGTTGGAAGCAGCCGCAGGTGTGAGGGTGAGCGCAGGGGTGTGGGCCAGGGGCGAGAGCCCGTAATGAGCACCGCCCTGGCaaggtggagagagagagagggagagcaaaaataaaaacaaaacatgttgcGTAACACAGAGTTAGCCAGCGAGGCACGGGGACCATGACATTTAGTcccaaatctgatttttttgtgtgtctacTGGAGGAGACACCAAACTAGATGATggagaacagaaacagaaacaacagtTCCTACTTGTTTATCCAGATTAATGTATTCAGGTGGAAGTTTCAGAACCAGTATCATCAATGTTGTTTTCTTCCAGGTGGTCCATCCTCACCACCGCTTCAACCGCATGACCAAGCGACAGGCGGTGTTCGTGTCGCTGTTTGTCTGGCTGCTGGTCATCACCCCCCGGGTTCCTATGCTGGCTTACAACCACATCAAGGGCAGCGGCAACACAACCCAGTGCTTCTTCTTCACGTCTTACAAAGAGGCGTCGCGGGCCATCATCATCCTGGTCGCCATGCATCGCATCCTCACCGTGCTGGAGTTCATCTTCCCGATGGCCATGCTGCTGTT
The Oreochromis aureus strain Israel breed Guangdong linkage group 8, ZZ_aureus, whole genome shotgun sequence DNA segment above includes these coding regions:
- the LOC116335710 gene encoding hydroxycarboxylic acid receptor 2-like → MTSEPNFTTPTAGGGCPPVGIGLEGKIMPPVLIIDVILGLLGNLVALWIFCFKLKAWNPNSIFLFNLVIADFLALVSLPLRIDALLRSHWVFGDGMCRINLFLMFSNRSASIALMTVVAIYRYFKVVHPHHRFNRMTKRQAVFVSLFVWLLVITPRVPMLAYNHIKGSGNTTQCFFFTSYKEASRAIIILVAMHRILTVLEFIFPMAMLLFCSIRISSFLKERRVGKPDKVRKAMRVCVAIVAVFMVCFLPTTVTTIGVWIIRSYRPWDCTSFYRFTQLSIVSLGLNFLNSALDPIIYVFSSSMFRTALVGALPRALRCGQEAEDNATSSSGTQTTTQEEMKSMRTDRGSEAK